Part of the Dethiosulfovibrio russensis genome, GTCATGATCAGCAATTCTAGATTCTCTATAGTCATCTATCACCAACTCCAGCAAAACGCCGTAGATCAGGCTTAAGACGGCGAAGGAGGCCATGACGATGGTCAAGATACCGTTTCTAAGAGAGGACCTTCTCCTAGAGGTCACGGTTCGCCACCTCCCTCACCGAATCGTAGAAGGGATCGTTCGACGGGGATACCCCTAGGAAACATTCCGCCTCATGGACGTCGGTAGAGATAAAGGAAGTACCTATTGTCTTCACGTCCACGCCCCCTTAAGATGACAAACTTTTCCATCATTTTAACACCTTAAAGGGCTTCTGAGAAAAGCATCCGTAATCAGCCTGATCGATAAATAGGGAAGATCAACGAGCCTCTACTCTGTCTCTTCCCTTTCTTTTAGCATCATAAAGGGCATCGTCAGCTCTGGCCACAAACTCGTTGATCGGCTCACCCGGACGATACAGAGTTACTCCGAAGCTTGAGGTTATTTTCATTCCGTCTCTAAAAGTATGGTTCTCCATCGTCGACCTCATCTTATCGGCATATTCCCATGCCCTCTGAGAATCGACTCCGGGGAGAACGGCTAGAAACTCCTCTCCGCCCCATCTCCCCGCCGAATCACACTTTCGGAGACAGCTTTTCATCAGTATGGAAATGGAGTTCAGGACGGCATCTCCCATTTCGTGACCGTAAGTGTCGTTTACTTCCTTAAAATAATCCACGTCCAGCATAATCACCGACAGGGGTGTGCCGTTAACTCTGGAGTTTTCCGTCTCGGTCATCAAGACCTGATCCATCTTTCTACGGTTCCAAAGCCCCGTCAAAGAGTCGCAATTCGCCAGATATTCGAGCTGTCCACTGTAGCTTTGGATATCATCCACCCTGTTCTTCAAAACCTTTATCATATCGGTCAGGGCTTCAGCTATGTGCCTGATCTCCTCTACTCCGTTGGAAGCGGCACCGGAGGTCACATCGAGAAGACCGTCCAGATCGATCCTTTTATCCGAATAATCGACCAATCCCTGCACTAACTTGGAATAAGGCTCAAATCGTCTACGAAGAAAAAAGATCAAAAAAATCATCGTAGAGATCGTTACGATCGCAAAAGTTATGATGATATTCCTCTGAAGCTTTATAAGCTCCCTCTCGCTTTCATCAGAGAGAAAATAGAGGTCAAACAGACCATCGTCGACGATTATAGATCGATATCTTCCAGAAGGAGAGTTCGCCCTCAGTCTTTCAGAAAAGCCCCGTCTTCCTTGAAAAGTCAGAGTCATATGCCCGACCGGTAAGAGGCTCTCCAAAAGGAAAGGGGTTATCGTTTGAGATACCGCCACAAAACCCACGACTAGATCGTCGTATTTACGTATGGGACTACAGGAGAGAAAGCTGTCTCGTCCGTCCACTGTCGTTATTCCGGAGTATGACCCTTTTTTTAGGACCTCGTCGAAAAACGGCTCAGAGCTCACGGAATCTCCGAAACGATATTCATCGGGAGCCCTGGCTATGACAATCCCGTCTGTATCGATAAAGAATACGGAGCTAACTGTCTTGCAGAAGGCCTTTCCCCAGTCGGACAGGAATTCGTTGTTCATCGAAGTCACGGCTTTTGAAACATCCTTAGGGAGAGATAGGTTTGTACTCAATACAACGAGGTTATCCAAAGCTACCTGAAGTCTATCGGTCACCGTATCGAAAATTCGACCTCGCTCATTCGCCCTCGCCGTTTGATAGTCGTCCACGACTTGTTTCAACATGACCCCGTACATCAGGCTCAAAAAACCGAAGGAAATCATTACGATTCCCAGCACATCCCTTTTTAAGGATCGTCTTTTAACCTTCAAAGTCCAGAACCTCTCGGGCCTTATCGTAAACGGAATCGTCAAGAACGCAGAAGCCCTCTACATACCAACCGAAAAGCTCCTCCATCTCGATACGGAAATCCGAATTCGACGATAATCGAAGCAGGGCCTTTACATATTCCTCTACCTTAGTCGCAGGCACTTTCTCCGAAGCTACAATTAAATCCAAAGGTATGGGGTCCGACACTGCCAGCACGGAAAATATATCGCCGTACATCTCCACCGCCTTACAGTACATACCGTCCGAGATAGCTCCACCGTCTACGGATCCGGCCAACAGAGCTTTCACGACCCTATCGTGACGGCTCAGATAATATACTTTCTTAAAAAAATCGTCAGGTACGATTCCCATTTTTCCCAACATATATCGGGGGTAGACGTATCCCGAGCTGGAGCTCCTGTCCACGAAGGCGAAACTTCCGTCCTTCAGATCCTGAACGGAAGAAAAACCTCGATTCTTCAAGGATACGATGTAGGAATAGTAGTAGCCTTCAGCGATATTCTTCGCATCCGTCCTCTTCATAAGTGTTACCATATACTTGACACCGAGCATCTTGTTTTTAAGCTCGATATAATTTACGGTGTTGATGAAGGCAAAGTCGAGGGAGCCCTCCAGCATTCGGCTCAGAAGCTCACCGTAATCTCTCGTCACTACTATCGATATATCGTCGTCTCCTACGCGGTTCATGCAATCCGCAAGATAGCCCATGGCTTTTTCTATTTTTGAAGGATCCGACCCTGGGAAGACGCCGAAACGATAATGGGCGCCGAAGGCCGGAGAAAGTATGGAATAAATAAAGACGAAAACAAACGACATCGCCGCAATCGCGACCTTTCCCTTGGTAAGGCTCATGTTCTCTCCTCCTTAAACCAATACATTCTAGCACCTGGAAAAGAGAAAAACGCGGGACGGAGACCCTATATCATATCGAGGACTCTAGTAAGGGAGTCTCTAAAAACGCTAGCCCTAGAACGTAAGTTTTTAGAGGTACCCATAGGCAATTTCAGGAGGGACGAAGATGGACGAAAAGGATTGGCTTATTGTAGAGGCGCTATGGAAGGAGAGGAACGTCACCCAGGCGGCGAAGAGACTGTATATGTCTCAACCCGCCGTGACCAGGAGGATACAGCATATGGAAAGCGAGTTCGGCTGTCGCATCCTGATCAGAAGAGGCAGGGGAGTGGATCTCACCCCTCAGGGAGAGAGGTTGGTGGACTACGCCAGAAAGTCACTGAAAGGTCTGAGAGACCTCAAGGACTCCTTGGACGGCGACGACTACCGAGTCAGAGGGACGCTTCGCATAGGATGCGCCAATATCTTCGCCAAATACAGACTCCCGGATCTGCTGAAGTCCTTCTGCGGCAAGTACCCCGACGTGGAGGTAAAGGTTCGAACCGGCCACAGCCAGAGGGTTTACGACATGCTGTTGTCCGACGAGGCTCAACTGATAATCGCCAGGGGAGATTTCAAGTGGCCGGAGCTCAGCCATCAGATGGACGACGACGGCCTCTATTACGTCGTAAGCTCCGAACCGCTGGACATTGACAGACTGCCGGAGATGCCGAGAATCCACAACCGCACCGACGGACCGCTGGAGACCGACATAAGAAACTGGTGGCAGAGTCGCTACTCCGTCCCTCCCACAGTTTCCATGGAGGTGGACACAGTCGATATATGCCTACAGATGGTCAGGAAAGGGCTGGGATATGCGATACTTTCCGGTCTATGCCTGGAGGAGGCGACGGAACTCCACGGAGAGATGCTGGTGTTCCCCGACGGAAATCCGCTCCGGAGAGACACCAGATTGTATTGCCGGGAGAACGCCGTAGGGCTCAAGGCCCTGGCGGCCTTCGTGGAATTCGTCAAAGGCGAGGTAGCGTTTAAACGCCCCCTCGCCCGGTAGGCTACTGTCTGTCCGAACAGTCTCTGTAGTAGTTCATAAGACATCCGGAGAGGATTATATCCCTGTCCTCCTTCTCCAAATCGACCAGTTTCAAAGTCACGGGCTCTCTGTCATGATCCCCTAGGAGAAACGCCTGAATCTCGGTAGCACCCTCTTTCACGGCCCTTCGGATTCCCGGCACGTAAAGCCAGTCTTCCGCACGGAATTTGCCCTGTTCCTCAGGCTCGACCACGTAGGGAACCATGCCCCAGTTTATGAGGTTGCTGCGATACCGTTTGGTGGCGAACTCCACCGCCACGTTGGCCTGACCTCCCAGCATCTTCTGGGACGAAGCCGCCTGTTCCCTGGCGGAACCGTCGCCGGGCTTCACGGCGAATACCGCCGACCCGATACCGATCCTTCCGACATCGACATGCTCTCCCACCAGAGATAGTATCTCGGCAAGATCATCGGACAGGGGAGTTCCGTCAGCGACAGACTTTTTGCGGCAATCCTCCAGGGCCTGAGCCACCTTGGCCCGGCCTACGAAACGGGGCTCCTTTCTGGATAGGGTGAACTCGGCCAGCTTCATCGGGTTGGAACGAAGCGACGACGTCTCGCCGGACGGTATCAACTCGTCGGTTGTCGTGACGGGATCTTCGATGACAGCTGCCATAAAAAGCAGCTGATCCTCGGGAAGAGGGGATATCTCCGGCCAGGGCTTTATGTTCGGCCCGTAGACCAATTCTTCCTCGGGATGGGGCCTGCCCACGCCGCGATATACTCTTTTGTCGTAGACCTCGCCGTCGAAACGGTAGGGAACGGGCTCGAGTCTGTCGGCAAACTCCGTTCCGGGGGTCAGAATTCCGCCGTTTGCCGCCGTGGCCGCTATGGAGCGAGAGTCCATGAGAGCCACCGCCGATATCTGTCCCTCTCCCGGCTTTGAGCCCTCACGGTTAGGGAAGTTTCTGGTCGTGTGACGGATGCTGAAACCTCTGTGACATGGCGTATCTCCCGCCCCGAAACAGGGTCCGCAGAAGGCTGTCTTCACTATGGCGCCGGCGGCCATGAGCTTTCCGATGGAACCGTTCGCCACCAGCTCCATGTTTACCGGCTGGCTGGCCGGATAGACGCTCAGTGAGAACTCACCGGCCCCGGTGTCGGCTCCGTCCAGTATCTGAGAGGCGGCGACTACGTTCTCGAAGGTTCCTCCGGAGCATCCAGCTATGATTCCCTGATCCACGGTGAAACGACCGTCCACAAGCTTATCCATGAGCCCCAGCCTCAGCGAGCTGTTCTCCATCACCCTGGCGGTCTCCGTCTCGACGGCCTCTATCATATCCACGGGGTTCTCGACGAACTCTCTTATGGTGACGGCGTTGCTCGGGTGATAAGGCAGGGCTATCATGGGCTCCACCTTGTCCAGATCCACCACCACTGCTCCGTCGTATAGGGCCACGTCGTCCGGATCGATCCTTTTATAGGCTTCGGGACGACCGTGTACGCCGTAAAACTCTTTTATGGCCTCGTCGGTACGCCATATGGAGCTCCAACAGGCTGTCTCGGTGGTCATGACGTCGATACCCAGCCGAAAATCGACGCTCAGAGAACCGACGCCGGGCCCGACGAACTCCATGGCCTTGTTCTTTACGAAACCGTTCTCGAAGACCGCTCCTATGATGGCAAGGGCGACGTCCTGAGGTCCGACGCCAGGACTGGGAGCGCCTTTCAAATATATGCACACCACGCCGGGCCGGGCCATGTCGTAGGTCCGACCTAAAAGCTGCTTGACAAGCTCCGGCCCGCCTTCGCCTACGGCCAGAGTCCCGAGGGCTCCGTAACGGGTGTGGCTGTCGGTCCCTAGGATCATGGCCCCACTCTCGGCCATCATCTCCCTCATGTACTGATGGATCACCGCCACGTGTGCGGGAACGTACTCGCCGCCGAATTTTCTGCAAGCGGAGAGGCCGAAAACATGGTCGTCCTCGTTGATGGTCCCCCCCACGGCGCACAGGCTATTGTGGCAGTTGGTAAGAACGTAGGGAACGGGAAACTCGGTAAGTCCGCAGGCTATGGCGGTCTGGACCACCCCCACGTAGGTAATGTCGTGAGAGGTCAGCTTGTCGAAGCGAAGCCGCAGACCGCCCTTTCCACCGCTAGTGTCGTGAGAATCGATGATACCGTAGGCCATGGTCCCGACTCCCGGCACGGTAGGCAGAGCTTTCGCATCGGGCATCAGCCCCGCCTTCGACATGAGACTCTCCACCTCTGCCTTCCCGACCTTTTCCGACCTCTCGCAAAGCACATCGCCGTTGAAAAGATATACCGGCCTATCCACCAGGGAAATCAAAATGCTCCAGCTCCTTCCGGGAATTATCTGTCTTTCTATTTGAGTATATCCCCTGCAAGCCATCACATCTAATGCCGTATTTTTATGCTGATCGATGCAAAGATATCATTGCAGGGGATGCCGATCCATAGTCCAGAGAAACGCCGTATTCCTTGAGCTTGAATTAAAAAATCCCCGACCATCTCTAACAGGAGATGATCGGGGACGTTTATAGATCGAGATGTCATTGCTTTCTACAGTATGGACAAAATCTTTCCTACGATAAGTCCGCCACCGGTTCCTACCACGTAGCCCATCATCGCCATGAGGACTCCGATCGGGACAAGTGCGTCGCTGTAGGCGGCAGCAAGGATCGGGGCGGAAGCCACCCCTCCGATGTTGGCCAGGCTCGCCACACCGCATGTAAACAGGTCGAGCTTGAAGAGCTTGGCTATTATGGAGAGACTCAAGGCGTGGATACCGAGTATGACGAATCCGGCGAGTATATACATGGGAGCCTCGGTGAGCTCGGCGAAGTTGGCTCTGGAGGCGATAAGCCCGACGATCATATAAAGCATGGTGTTCGCCATCTGAGAAGCACCGGGAAGACCGTACATGGGGGTCATGGCGCAGAGCACCCCTATCACCGTGGCCAGAAGAACCGTCCAGGTAGTACCGGACATGAAGGCCGATTTCGGAAGGAAACCGGAAGCCCACTGACAGGCGGCGGATACGGCCAAAGCGGCGCCGAGGAGGAAGATCATGTCGCTAAAGGTGGTCTCCTTGCGCAGACTTTCGTGATGCCTGGAGAGCTCGGCTCCCACCTGATCGATGGCGCTGGTGTCCGACTTTGTCCACTTGTTGAACTTCATAGCGTAGGGAACCATACCCAGAAGGACCATGACCCAGATCGAGTAGTCGATTGAGTCGATAAGAAGAGTATAGCCCATATCGGCATCGGCGATATTCAAGGCTCCCTGGATGGCCACCATGTTGCCGGTACCGCCCATCCAGCTTCCAGAGAGGGCGGCGAAGGCTCTCCAACCATCGGCGGGCAGGTTGCTCTTGAAAAGCAGATACATGACGACAAAACCGAAGGCGATGCTGGTGGAGGCGGCGAAAAATCCAAGCAGCATCTTCGGACCCAGCTTCATAATCTTCCTCAGGTCGCATCGAAGAAGCATGAGAAATATCATCGCAGGAAGAAGATTGCCCTTTACTCCTTTGTAGACTGCATTTACGCTGTCCGTCTTGCTCCACAGGCCGAAGGTGGAGAAAAGCATACACACGAAGTAGATAAGGACAACCGCAGGAACGTACTCGAAAAACTTCCCTTTCGAATGCCGCTCCGCCAAAACCACTAGCCCCGCGAAAAACAGGATAAAAGCGAGATAAGAAAAACCATTGGTGATCATAAAGTCCCCTCTCCTTCAGCATTAAATTCATCATATATTTTTTTGCCTATATCACGACAGAATTCAACCCCATGCTCGGGAGAACCAATCCCCTCCGTCAATACCACAACTATGACGGGATTTTCTCCCCGATGAAAAATCACGCCGCAGTCGTGCTCCGATCCTGGTAGCTCCCCTGTCTTGTGGGCCAAAATCCCCTCAAGATCGTCCACATCCGATACAGGGATATCGCCAGGTAGTTTAGACCTCAGCTTCTGACAGGACATCATGCTCAAGACCCTCTCCCTCGCAGAGAAATTACCGGTCAGGGAACCAATCAGTCTCTCCAGATCACGAGGAGATGTATAGTTATCCTTGCCCATTTTTTTTGCCTCGAAATCCATCATCTTACGGCCTAGAACTGTGTCTTCAAGCCCTAATGACGAGATATCCTCGTTGATCCTCTCCATGCCGATATGGTCTATAAGGAGGTTTGCGGCGGTATTGTCGCTCACCGCGATCATGAGCAGGGCCAGATCGTCGAGTCGAAGACGACCACCATGAGCCCAAAGGTGCAGAAGTCCTCCCTCCACAACCTGATCTTTAGGTATATCCACCTCATCCTGGAGGGACCAAAGCCCAGCATCGTCGCCCTTAAACAGGGACCACAACACCGCTAGTTTTATAAGGCTAGCGGATGGAAACTGACGAAAGTCGTTATGGCTCCACCTGAAATCGGACCCAGTGGCGGAGACCACCACCCCAGCGGTGGCCCCAATCCCCTCGAAAGACGAGACCAATGAAGCCAAATCATCCGAGATAGCCAACTACATCACCGTTATCATGGCTCTTATAATGACGTATATGGTGGTGCAGAGGACTATCAACCACCCGTTACACAGCACCGACTTGAGATCACTGGATCTTGCCAACCCCATCTGCCCCTGCATGTCCCCCTCTGGAATGGCGAAAGAGGTCATCTGAGACCCTATAAGGAGGACGGCGACCCAGAGGGTCATAGGGATGTTCAAACTCTGCACCAGAGGTAGGAACATTTTATTCAGCACCTCTGCCTGGGCTACGGCTGCTCCTGGAACCCCAAAGATACCAACCATGGTTGAGAAAGCGACGAAGCCCACCGTCCCACCATCCTGAACCATGGGCTCAAGAAGAGCAGCGAGGGCCTGGAAAGCACCGGTCTCCTGGATGAAGTTGATAAAAGGATCGAGAAGCACGAAGAAGAAGAAAAGCCATATGAAGTTCTTGGCACCATCGCATATAGAGTCAATGATTTCCACCGGCCCAAGCTTTGCAGCTATACCGGTCAAAGCGGCTGTAACGAGCATTATTGCGACGACAAAGGTCGATCCACCCTCTATCACAATACCGTAACCGACCATGGAGAACATGGTAACCAGAAAAACCAGGGTAGCCCTACGAACGGAGGCGTCGGGCTTCCAGTTAGCACTCTCTTTAGCGATATCCTCCTCAGAATAGCGATTCTTACCTGCCGAGATTTTTTGAACCCTCCTGGCCCAAAAAAAGGTAACAAACCACATTATTATCGAGACAGGTAGGCCTGCGTTCAATAGAACCTGAGGATAGGACAGCCCAGTGAACTCCATCAAGGCCACCATGGGAGGAGTGAAAGGTCCCAAAAAGAGCCCTGATGCACCGGCCCCGTGGAGGAGCACCGCCATAGCATTCGGTGTAACTCCGACCGCCGCCGCAATCGGGATAAGGATAGGCGCGAGTATGGCGTTACCGCCCGCCATAGTACCAAGAAAGCTCACTATGATAACGGAACAGGACATGACCACCAGGAAAGCCCTGTTTTGAGAGTTGATGTTCCATCTCTCAGTCACCATAAAGACCAGATGTCTGACTACCCCCGTTCTTTTCAAGACCTGCCCTAAGCCAGCCCCAAGGAGTATGATCATGCCTATATAGCCTAAAAACGAACCCAATCCGCCTCTCAGCGCCGCAGCGATGTCCATAATACCGTGATGACCTATAACTGCAGCCACCAGCATCCCCGCGATGACGGCAAATATTTGGCCAAATCTGGTAAAACAAAGAACGATGTAGACTGCCAGCGGTATAAGACCTAAAAGACTCCCCTGCTCCATAAAAAAAACCCCCTAATAATGAGATAAGAATAAAATCAATGCCACTTTATTTCGTCGAAGGACATCACCCCCAGACCGGGAGCTTCGGAGACCCCGATATCCGGTCCTTTGAAGTCCGCTCCGCCCACTATGGGGTCGGAGGCGCAGAGCAACGGACCGTCTATGTCTATTCTCGTTATCGCCCCATAAGCCGCCGCCAGATGCACCGCAGCGGAGGCGCATATTTTTCCCTCAAGCATACTTCCCAGCATGACCTGAGCCCCGAATATCTCCGACACCGCAACTATCCGTCTCGCCTCGGCTAGGCCGCCGCACTTCATAAGCTTTATGTTGACCATGTCTGCCGCCTTGCGACGGAAGATCTCCAGGGCATCCGAGGCGCTCCATATGCTCTCGTCGGCCACGACGGGGATGGACGTACGGGCCGTGACGTAGGCCATCCCGTCCAGGTCTTTGCCCTTAACTGGCTGTTCCACCAGTTCCAGGTCGAAACCAGCTTTCTCCATCCGATCGAGAATATCCACTGCCTCGGTCGGGGTCCATCCCTGGTTGGCGTCTATCCTTATTTCAACGTCCTGTCCGATTGCCTCTCTTATTGCCTTGAGACGATCGAAGTCCTTGGAAGACTCCTTGCCGACCTTTATCTTGATCACCCTGTAACCGCTCTCCACGGCGTTCAAGGCATCCTGAGCCATCTCGTCCGGCTCGTTTACGCTCACCGTGACGTCGGTCTCCACCGATTTCCGGCTCCCTCCGAAAAGCCTGTAGAGAGGGGCACCGATCGACTGGGCCCACAGATCGTGAAGGGCTATGTCGAGGGCGGCCTTGGCGCTGGTGTTGCCTACCATACAACCCTGAAGAACCTCTAAGTTTCCCTCCAGATCTTCTCCGTCGCGCCCTAGCAAAGTCGGCCTTATATGGTCGTCGATGGCTCCGAGAATGGCTCCCGTCGTGTCACCCGTTATGGCTCCCGTCGGTGGGGCCTCGCCGTAACCGATCGTCCCCGAATCGGTCTCTACCGCTACTATGACGTCTCTTACGGCATCCACCGATCTTACCGCCGTCTTGAAAGGTTTCTTCAGGGGAACCGATATGGTCCCTGTTTTAATTCCGGTTATCCTCACCTGATCATCTCCTCCGATCTCGTTTAAAACAAAAAGCGGACACGGACCTCGCTAGAGGTCTATGTCCGCTGGATTTCACCTTCCTCGCTGACCGGGAACACCGATCAGGCCGACAGGCAAAGCAGCTATTTAGTTGTCTCTCTCTTTACATGAAGGCGGCGACGAACTTCTTCACCGCATCCTTGTAGGCTACGG contains:
- a CDS encoding sensor domain-containing diguanylate cyclase, whose amino-acid sequence is MNNEFLSDWGKAFCKTVSSVFFIDTDGIVIARAPDEYRFGDSVSSEPFFDEVLKKGSYSGITTVDGRDSFLSCSPIRKYDDLVVGFVAVSQTITPFLLESLLPVGHMTLTFQGRRGFSERLRANSPSGRYRSIIVDDGLFDLYFLSDESERELIKLQRNIIITFAIVTISTMIFLIFFLRRRFEPYSKLVQGLVDYSDKRIDLDGLLDVTSGAASNGVEEIRHIAEALTDMIKVLKNRVDDIQSYSGQLEYLANCDSLTGLWNRRKMDQVLMTETENSRVNGTPLSVIMLDVDYFKEVNDTYGHEMGDAVLNSISILMKSCLRKCDSAGRWGGEEFLAVLPGVDSQRAWEYADKMRSTMENHTFRDGMKITSSFGVTLYRPGEPINEFVARADDALYDAKRKGRDRVEAR
- a CDS encoding phosphate/phosphite/phosphonate ABC transporter substrate-binding protein, with the protein product MSLTKGKVAIAAMSFVFVFIYSILSPAFGAHYRFGVFPGSDPSKIEKAMGYLADCMNRVGDDDISIVVTRDYGELLSRMLEGSLDFAFINTVNYIELKNKMLGVKYMVTLMKRTDAKNIAEGYYYSYIVSLKNRGFSSVQDLKDGSFAFVDRSSSSGYVYPRYMLGKMGIVPDDFFKKVYYLSRHDRVVKALLAGSVDGGAISDGMYCKAVEMYGDIFSVLAVSDPIPLDLIVASEKVPATKVEEYVKALLRLSSNSDFRIEMEELFGWYVEGFCVLDDSVYDKAREVLDFEG
- a CDS encoding LysR family transcriptional regulator; amino-acid sequence: MDEKDWLIVEALWKERNVTQAAKRLYMSQPAVTRRIQHMESEFGCRILIRRGRGVDLTPQGERLVDYARKSLKGLRDLKDSLDGDDYRVRGTLRIGCANIFAKYRLPDLLKSFCGKYPDVEVKVRTGHSQRVYDMLLSDEAQLIIARGDFKWPELSHQMDDDGLYYVVSSEPLDIDRLPEMPRIHNRTDGPLETDIRNWWQSRYSVPPTVSMEVDTVDICLQMVRKGLGYAILSGLCLEEATELHGEMLVFPDGNPLRRDTRLYCRENAVGLKALAAFVEFVKGEVAFKRPLAR
- a CDS encoding hydratase; its protein translation is MISLVDRPVYLFNGDVLCERSEKVGKAEVESLMSKAGLMPDAKALPTVPGVGTMAYGIIDSHDTSGGKGGLRLRFDKLTSHDITYVGVVQTAIACGLTEFPVPYVLTNCHNSLCAVGGTINEDDHVFGLSACRKFGGEYVPAHVAVIHQYMREMMAESGAMILGTDSHTRYGALGTLAVGEGGPELVKQLLGRTYDMARPGVVCIYLKGAPSPGVGPQDVALAIIGAVFENGFVKNKAMEFVGPGVGSLSVDFRLGIDVMTTETACWSSIWRTDEAIKEFYGVHGRPEAYKRIDPDDVALYDGAVVVDLDKVEPMIALPYHPSNAVTIREFVENPVDMIEAVETETARVMENSSLRLGLMDKLVDGRFTVDQGIIAGCSGGTFENVVAASQILDGADTGAGEFSLSVYPASQPVNMELVANGSIGKLMAAGAIVKTAFCGPCFGAGDTPCHRGFSIRHTTRNFPNREGSKPGEGQISAVALMDSRSIAATAANGGILTPGTEFADRLEPVPYRFDGEVYDKRVYRGVGRPHPEEELVYGPNIKPWPEISPLPEDQLLFMAAVIEDPVTTTDELIPSGETSSLRSNPMKLAEFTLSRKEPRFVGRAKVAQALEDCRKKSVADGTPLSDDLAEILSLVGEHVDVGRIGIGSAVFAVKPGDGSAREQAASSQKMLGGQANVAVEFATKRYRSNLINWGMVPYVVEPEEQGKFRAEDWLYVPGIRRAVKEGATEIQAFLLGDHDREPVTLKLVDLEKEDRDIILSGCLMNYYRDCSDRQ
- a CDS encoding DUF819 family protein is translated as MITNGFSYLAFILFFAGLVVLAERHSKGKFFEYVPAVVLIYFVCMLFSTFGLWSKTDSVNAVYKGVKGNLLPAMIFLMLLRCDLRKIMKLGPKMLLGFFAASTSIAFGFVVMYLLFKSNLPADGWRAFAALSGSWMGGTGNMVAIQGALNIADADMGYTLLIDSIDYSIWVMVLLGMVPYAMKFNKWTKSDTSAIDQVGAELSRHHESLRKETTFSDMIFLLGAALAVSAACQWASGFLPKSAFMSGTTWTVLLATVIGVLCAMTPMYGLPGASQMANTMLYMIVGLIASRANFAELTEAPMYILAGFVILGIHALSLSIIAKLFKLDLFTCGVASLANIGGVASAPILAAAYSDALVPIGVLMAMMGYVVGTGGGLIVGKILSIL
- a CDS encoding serine hydrolase, which translates into the protein MASLVSSFEGIGATAGVVVSATGSDFRWSHNDFRQFPSASLIKLAVLWSLFKGDDAGLWSLQDEVDIPKDQVVEGGLLHLWAHGGRLRLDDLALLMIAVSDNTAANLLIDHIGMERINEDISSLGLEDTVLGRKMMDFEAKKMGKDNYTSPRDLERLIGSLTGNFSARERVLSMMSCQKLRSKLPGDIPVSDVDDLEGILAHKTGELPGSEHDCGVIFHRGENPVIVVVLTEGIGSPEHGVEFCRDIGKKIYDEFNAEGEGTL
- a CDS encoding GntT/GntP/DsdX family permease, producing the protein MEQGSLLGLIPLAVYIVLCFTRFGQIFAVIAGMLVAAVIGHHGIMDIAAALRGGLGSFLGYIGMIILLGAGLGQVLKRTGVVRHLVFMVTERWNINSQNRAFLVVMSCSVIIVSFLGTMAGGNAILAPILIPIAAAVGVTPNAMAVLLHGAGASGLFLGPFTPPMVALMEFTGLSYPQVLLNAGLPVSIIMWFVTFFWARRVQKISAGKNRYSEEDIAKESANWKPDASVRRATLVFLVTMFSMVGYGIVIEGGSTFVVAIMLVTAALTGIAAKLGPVEIIDSICDGAKNFIWLFFFFVLLDPFINFIQETGAFQALAALLEPMVQDGGTVGFVAFSTMVGIFGVPGAAVAQAEVLNKMFLPLVQSLNIPMTLWVAVLLIGSQMTSFAIPEGDMQGQMGLARSSDLKSVLCNGWLIVLCTTIYVIIRAMITVM
- a CDS encoding dipeptide epimerase, coding for MRITGIKTGTISVPLKKPFKTAVRSVDAVRDVIVAVETDSGTIGYGEAPPTGAITGDTTGAILGAIDDHIRPTLLGRDGEDLEGNLEVLQGCMVGNTSAKAALDIALHDLWAQSIGAPLYRLFGGSRKSVETDVTVSVNEPDEMAQDALNAVESGYRVIKIKVGKESSKDFDRLKAIREAIGQDVEIRIDANQGWTPTEAVDILDRMEKAGFDLELVEQPVKGKDLDGMAYVTARTSIPVVADESIWSASDALEIFRRKAADMVNIKLMKCGGLAEARRIVAVSEIFGAQVMLGSMLEGKICASAAVHLAAAYGAITRIDIDGPLLCASDPIVGGADFKGPDIGVSEAPGLGVMSFDEIKWH